The Oncorhynchus nerka isolate Pitt River linkage group LG11, Oner_Uvic_2.0, whole genome shotgun sequence genome includes the window tttttgaattactacctcatctctgtaccccaaacatacaattatctgtaaggtccctcagttgagcagtgaatttcaaacatagattcagccacaaagaccagagaCGTTTTCCAAAAGAAGATGGAGACATTGgctttattaattacactttggatggtgtatcaatacacccagtcactacaaagatacaggtgtccttcctaactcagttgccggagaggaaggaaacagttcagggatttcaccatgaggccaatggtgactttaaaacagtctgagtttaatggctgtgataggagaacactgaggacggatcaacattgtagttattcctaattgacagagtgaaaataaggaagtacagaatacaaatataccaaaacatgcatcctgtttacaataagcaaactgcaaaaatgtggcaaagaaattaactttatgtcctgaatatttAGCATTATGTTccgggcaaatccaacacaacacatcactgagtaccactctttatattttcaagcatggtggtggcttcatcatgttatggggatgcttgtcatcggcaaggactagggagataaaaaaaaaaataataaacagaatagagctaggaacaggcaaaatcctagaggatttgctttccaacagacattgggagacaaattcacctttcagcaggactaaaacttaaaacacaaggacaaatatacaatggagttgcttaccatgacgacattgaatgttcctcagTGACAAGACTTGAAAAAGGTTgtgtagcaatgatcaacaaccaacttgacagagtgtGAAGAATTTTCAAAATAAAATATTGTACTGCAAATCTCTTCGAGTCATACCCAGAAAGacagctgtaatcgcttccaaaggtgattctagcaagtattcaggggtgtgaatacagaAATGTGCATAAAatgttttcattatggggtattgtgcgtagatgggtgagaaaacaaAAACATTGAATCCAATTCAGGCTGTAATTTCAACAAACGTGGAATAAATCAAGGagaatgaatactttctgaaggctctgcatattttatatttatttaaatagAAGTGTAAATCTGTCTGAGAAGAAGGGGGGGAGATGGGAGTTTGGGATAAACTTTGCCTGGGTGGGTAAGAGGGGGcaaggaggggaggtggagatacgtgctcttgctgctggtgaatctctgatgcacctctacgcagacgacaccattctggataattatttcgccactatggcctatttattgccttacctcccttatcctacctcatttgcacacactgtatatagattgtcTTTTGTATTATTGACGGTACAattatttattccatgtgtaactgttgtttttgtttcactgctttgctttatcttggccaggccccaattgtaaatgagaacttgttctcaactgacctacctggttaaataaaaggtgaaataacatacatttaaaaaagaacTTAATTATCATTTataatttaataaataaacatttgATTTGCAAGCCTGTAGTTAAAGGAATAACAGTTCTGGAATGATTAGGATGTTGAATAACTTTTATTCCTATGTGTGTTATAATAACTAAGATTCAAGGGTGGTTATTGGTGAGAATGGCTTTAGTGtccttgcctctctctgtgttaatTTCTATTGATTGAGAAAGCCATGAAGCATGTGGTTCAGTGTAACCACGATTAGTCAGagaactacagtactacagtacacccACAAACATCCTGAATGTTGAAAAAATGAAACGTTTCTCACCCTGCACTAAATATTTACTATGTTatcaaattcttattttgcaACTAAGGTTTAATGGTGGTTATTGGTGTGAATGGAGAGGGGCTATATCTGGGTGACTGGGAAAGCATCAGACACTTCTCTGAGGTGTAAATGAGGCCTCCAATCATCCCATTTCAGTCTCTCAGAGGACTCACTCAGCACAGCCACTATACTTTAATTAAATGTGTAAGGTAATACAAACTGGCAACAGTACTTAAGTGGCAGTCTTTCTCCAATGTATATATAATGACATAATCCACAGTTAGATGTTGTGGGTAAATACGCTGTTGAGTTGGAGTTTATTAAAAGTCCTAAAAAGTCAAGTACGAACACGTactttgttttgtgtgtttttttgttaaatgtctcctcagtccacatgccctctatacagtgccttagaaaagtattcagaccccttgaatcaCATGCCCTCTATACAGTGCCttagaaaagtattcagaccccttgaatcaCATGCCCTCTATACAGTGCCttagaaaagtattcagaccccttgaatttttccacattttgttacgttcgttttttttactcatcaatctacacacaataccccgtaatgacaaagcaaaaaacgtttttaaaaatgttttctattttatataAAGTGTGAAACTGAAGTTTtacatatacataagtattcagaccgtttaatttgttgaaccacctttggtagtaattacagcctcgagtcttcttgggtatgacgctacaagcttcgcACACCTGTATATAGATATTTTCTACCATTCtagatcctcaagctctgtcaggttggatgggtagtgtcgctgcacagctatattcaggtctcgccggagatgttagatcgggttcaagtccgggttctggccgggccactcaaggacattcagactagTCTCGAAGCCactactgcgttgtcttggctgtgtgcttagggtcgttgtcctgttggaagttaaacttcaccccagtctgaggtcctgagcagattttcatcaaggagctcGCTGTACTTTactcatctttcccttgattctgactagtctcccagtccctgacactGAAAAAAAATACCCatggcatgatgctgccactgccatgcttcaccgtagggatggtgccaggtttccactaggcgtgactcttggcattcaggccaaaaagttcaatcttggttttgtcagaccagagaatcttgtttctcatggtctttgAGTCTTTCgatgccttttggtaaactccaagcaggctgtctttcctattactgaggagtggcttctgcctggccactctaacataacgGCCTGATTGGGCGATTGCTGCAGAGATgaatgtccttctggaaggttctcccatttccacagaggaactctgtagctctatcagagtgaccattggttcttggtcacctccctaaccaaggcccttcttcccagattgctcagtttggtcgggtggccagctctaggaagattcttggtcGTTCGAGACTTCTTTCatctaagaatgatggaggccaccttGCTGttgggaacttcaatgctgcagacattttttggtgcccttccacagatctgtgcctcgccacaatcctgtctctgggGCTTTACGTACAATTCCTTAGAACTCATgccttagtttttgctctgacatggactGTCACGCTACCCGCTATTCTGCTTGAGTCAGTCAATAATGAGGTGCGAGACACTTACATGTTCTCTAATACCTGCCTAGCTGCTATTATCTTATGTTACACAGAACGCTGTTACACATTCTATTGTTACACATTCTATTTTTACACAGAACGTTGTTACACATTCTATTGTTACACAGAACGTTGTTACACATTCTATTGTTACACAGAACGTTGTTACACATTCTATTGTTACACAGAACGTTGTTACACATTCTATTGTTACACATTCTATTGTTACACAGAACGTTGTTACACATTCTATTGTTACACAGAACGTTGTTACACATTCCATTGTTACACATTCcattgttacacagtacattgttacacagtacattgttacacagtacattgttACACATTCTATTGTTACACAGAATGTTGTTACACATTCTattgttacacagtacattgttACACAGAACATTTTACACATTCTATTGTTACACAGAACGTTGTTACACATTCTATTGTTACACAGAACGTTGTTACACATTCTATTGTTACACAGTACGTTGTTACACATTCTATTGTTAAACAGAACGTTGTTACACATTGTTACACAGAACGTTGTTACACATTCTATTGTTACACAGAACGTTGTTACACATTCCATTGTTACACATTCCATTGTTACACATTCCATTGTTACACAGAACGTTGTTACACATTACATTGTTACACAGAAcattgttacacagtacattgATACACAGTACATTGTTACACATTCTATTGTTACACAGAACATTGTTACACAGAACATTGTTACACATTCTATTGTTACACAAAACGTTTTACACATTCTATTGTTACACAGAATGTTTTACACATTCTATTCTTACACAGAACGTTGTTACACAGAACGTTGTTACACATTCTattgttacacagtacattttacACATTCTATTGTTACACAACGTTGTTACATATTCTATTGTTACACAGAATGTTGTTACACATTCTATTGTTACACAGAACGTTGTTACACATTCCATTGTTACACATTCCATTGTTACACATTCcattgttacacagtacattgttacacagtacattgttACACATTCTATTGTTACACAGAACGTTTTACACATTCTATTGTTACACAGAATGTTTTACACATTCTATTCTTACACAGAACGTTGTTACACAGAACGTTGTTACACAGAAcattgttacacagtacattgttACACAGAACGTTGTTACACATTCTATTGTTACACAGAACGTTGTTACACATTCTATTGTTACACAGAACGTTGTTACACATTCTATTGTTACACAGAACGTTGTTACACATTCTATTGTTACACAGAACGTTGTTACACATTCTATTGTTACACAGAACGTTGTTACACATTCTATTGTTACACAGAACGTTGTTACACATTCTATTGTTACACAGAAcattgttacacagtacattgttacacagtacattgATACACAGAACATTGTTACACATTCCGACAATCTGGAGTGTCAGGGAGTACTATTGTCTGGGTCTTTGTCTTGCTAAAGGTTGTCTCCACATTAGCAGATTAAGCAGTGTTGGCAGTCATCTCCACACCTGAGAGGATGTCTAAATGTTTCCTGTTTATGATAAAGCTAATTCTATTGGGTTTGACATTTCCATAACTTAGCAGACAGTCTTATCCAGTGCAACTTGCAGTGGTTAGTGCATGCATTTTGATACTGGTACaccgtgggaattgaacccacaaccctggcattggaACTGCCGTGCTCTACAAACTGAGCTACACCTGTCGCCAAGCTTGCAAATGTTTAGACTCAATGTTTTTGGGCTCAAGTTCATCTGGTTGCCGGCAGGTACGTTTTTTTTTCTGTCACGCAatttctctcatgttgtttaCGTTGTGTTGAAGGTGTAAAGATTGTTTTGGCCAACACCACACAAGCTTCTTGGCAGTATTCCTATTGCCTAAACCCCTCCTGAGGTAATGACTGATTAGGATTTCAAAGTAACACCTTTCTATGAGACGTTTGAGTGAACCTCAAAGCAGCAAtggacccactgttccccaggcgccTAAGACACATTTCAGCTGAATatattcagttggacaactgcctaggtatccccctttccctttcattGCTTAGGCAACAGTTTCCTTCAGCAGGTTTTCCAATATTAGCTTGTCATTCCACTAATGACAGAGTTGGTCCGATTCAGCAAGTGGACTGGTCTCACCGTGTCTGCACTTTCACTGTCTCATTTCCATATTGCCCAAATGCCACTTACCCAATAGAACATTGAAATGCTTGAATTACAAACATAAACCAATAGGGTCTAGTATACATCacaatgtactgtgtaacaatgGAATGTGTAACACTGTACTgtgtaacatttacatttacgtaatttagcagacgctcttatccagagcgacaatgCAGACCTAGCTGTTGGGTTGATGTTAGGTGCACCATACCCTAATCTGTCCAAACAGACCTCCCCCACCTTACCAGACCCGAGTTTCCCCTAATGTGAACCCCACCAGaccccagcctcccctctccacaccgtCCAACCAGACCCCAACCACCCCCTCTCCACACCGTCCCACCAGACCCCAgcctccccctctccacaccgTCCACCAGACCCCAGCCTCCCCCTCCACACCATCCAAAGAGaccccagcctcccctctccacaaCGTCCAAAGAGACCCCAGCCTCACCTCTCCACACCGTACAAAGAGACCCcaacctcccctctccacaccgtCCAAAGAGaccccagcctcccctctccacaccgtCCAAAGAGACCCCAgcctccccctctccacaccgTCCAAAGAGACCCCAGCCTCCCCTCTCTACACCGTCCAACCAGACCCCAGCCTCTCCACACCGTCCCACCAGACCCCAGCCTCCACTGTCCAACCAGACAACCAGCCTCCACTGTCCAACCAGACCCCAGTCTCCACTGTCCCACCAGACCCCAGCCTCCCCACACCGTCCCACCAGACCCCAGCATCTACTGTCCCACCAGACCCCAGCATCTACTGTCCCACCAGACCCCAGCCTCCCCACACCGTCCCACCAGACCCCAGCATCTACTGTCCCACCAGACTCCAGCCTCCCATCTCCGCACTGTCCCACCAGACTCCAGCCTCCCATCTCCGCACTGTCCCACCAGACTCCAGCCTCCCATCTCCGCACTGTCCCACCAGACTCCAGCCTCCCATCTCCGCACTGTCCCACCAGACTCCAGCCTCCCATCTCCGCACTGTCCCACCAGACTccagcctcccctctccacacTATCCCACAAGaccccagcctcccctctccacaccgtCCCACCAGACCCCAGCCTTCCCCCGCCACACTGCACCACCAGaccccagcctcccctctccGCACTGCCCCACCAGaccccagcctcccctctccGCACTGCCCCACCAGACCCCAGCCTCCCATCTCCACACTATCCCACAAGaccccagcctcccctctccacaccgtCCCACCAGaccccagcctcccctctccacaccgtCCCACCAGaccccagcctcccctctcccacACCGTCCCACCAGaccccagcctcccctctccacaccgtCCCACCAGACCCCAGCCTTCCCCCGCCACACTGCCCCaccatgactcacatcaacaccatcatgccagaaaaccttgacccactccaattcgcacaacgccccaacatatccacagatgacgcaatctcaatttcactccacactgccctttcccacctggacaaaaggaacagctatgtgagaatgctgttcagtttggcattcaacaccatacccCCACCCTACCGTCCACCCACTATCCCACCAGATCCCACCTTGCCCTCCACTATCCATTTGATCAAGTCCCAATCCCTGAAAACCGCACTTAAtaatatatggcaaatataaatcaaactggatggtgatcagagatagacgGGAAGGGTTGActgtagctgaaggatgggactaaaaacaaacaaaagataactaatgtaaaatatactgtgtccctaaaatgtatagtatgtataagctggaagtagaagtgTTGTTATTCTCTAGTTTACTTCAAttaggggagggatggtagggtcaggggacaataataaaggaaaatatgaaATACAAATATATGGGGGACTGGAAATGATACAGACAGCTACTTTGTTGGAAGCTACAATCTGCTAATCCATCTATTACAGTCATCTACCCCACCAAAATAACAAATACATTAAAAAAGCCTCAATCCCTCAGAGGCATAATAAATGTTGCTGCCAAGTTGTATAAATTGGGGATCAATGATAATTGATTTCCCAGTCTGATACATTTATTAAGGTGACAACCATTTAAGCATGTGCTTGCTTGTTCCATCCATCAGCCAGCTGCCTGGTCCCAGTCCCCGAGAGATAGATCCAGCCCACTGCTGACTAACCACACCACTTTGGTAGCAACTATCGGTCTTAGGAATTTAATTACAATGAAATAATTGCCGAGCACTGT containing:
- the LOC115126668 gene encoding adhesive plaque matrix protein-like — encoded protein: MNCCPKPSNINGCPKPSYNINGYSKPSYNINGYSKPSYNINGCPKPSYNINGYSKPSYNINGYSKPSYNINGYSKPSYNINGYSKPSYNINGYSKPSYNINGYSKPSYNINGCPKPSYNINGYSKPSYNINGYSKPSYNINGYSKPSYNINGYSKPSYNINGYSKPSYNINGYSKPSYNINGYSKPSYNINGYSKPSYNINGYSKPSYNINGYSKPSYNINGYSKPSYNINGYSKPSYNINGYSKPSYNINGYSKPSYNINGYSKPSVMDDKPPLSTPSNQTPTTPSPHRPTRPQPPPLHTVHQTPASPSTPSKETPASPLHNVQRDPSLTSPHRTKRPQPPLSTPSKETPASPLHTVQRDPSLPLSTPSKETPASPLYTVQPDPSLSTPSHQTPASTVQPDNQPPLSNQTPVSTVPPDPSLPTPSHQTPASTVPPDPSIYCPTRPQPPHTVPPDPSIYCPTRLQPPISALSHQTPASHLRTVPPDSSLPSPHCPTRLQPPISALSHQTPASHLRTVPPDSSLPSPHYPTRPQPPLSTPSHQTPAFPRHTAPPDPSLPSPHCPTRPQPPLSALPHQTPASHLHTIPQDPSLPSPHRPTRPQPPLSTPSHQTPASPLPHRPTRPQPPLSTPSHQTPAFPRHTAPP